One genomic window of Corticium candelabrum chromosome 21, ooCorCand1.1, whole genome shotgun sequence includes the following:
- the LOC134196359 gene encoding uncharacterized protein LOC134196359: MGIREALSTSPSAFLGSCNSNRKLVNCLLKRNHPSLLNLIKPLPGEDEARGIVHNLLSRKDSPSLDLVTATQHQIQIQLDDISFSNLLNSVSLRDRARLKTLSSPHTGAWLRATPNRNLGLTMSPHEFVVAARYWLGLPVFPFPPNSIRCICGHPLDPYGDHLVGCGHGPHRLNRHNALCESIWQSLLIDSKQVVKEQRSSGQSKCRPGDVFHPNFLNGRPGYFDITVRNTLQPSYIARVAETSGVVAEAAEMGKDDRHHARVSLTGGTFYPLVVETLGLWSPDSLETLKSISSKVCAVLAVPFWKALKNLLEQLSVRLWIYNARMISSRILAEVAEVLSWDFPVCE, from the coding sequence ATGGGTATCCGGGAGGCCTTATCTACTTCACCTTCCGCTTTTCTTGGCAGCTGTAACTCAAATCGAAAGTTAGTTAATTGCCTACTGAAACGTAACCATCCTTCTCTTCTAAATTTGATCAAACCCTTGCCTGGAGAAGACGAAGCACGAGGAATCGTACATAACCTACTTTCAAGAAAGGATTCACCTTCATTAGATTTGGtgacagctacacaacatcaGATTCAAATTCAACTAGATGACATCTCATTTTCCAACCTACTCAATTCAGTGAGTCTCAGAGATAGGGCTCGCTTGAAGACATTATCATCTCCTCATACTGGTGCATGGTTGCGGGCAACTCCAAACCGTAACTTAGGCCTCACCATGTCACcccatgagtttgttgtagcagCAAGATACTGGTTGGGTCTACCTGTGTTTCCGTTCCCACCAAACAGCATCAGATGTATATGTGGTCATCCACTTGACCCATATGGAGATCATCTTGTTGGGTGTGGTCATGGTCCACATCGTCTGAATCGACATAATGCTTTATGTGAGTCTATTTGGCAATCACTCCTCATTGATTCCAAACAAGTTGTgaaagaacagagaagctCGGGTCAATCCAAATGCCGCCCAGGTGATGTCTTCCATCCGAATTTCTTGAATGGACGGCCTGGATATTTTGACATCACTGTAAGAAACACGTTGCAACCATCTTACATTGctcgagttgctgaaacatcaggagttgttgcagaagcagcagaaatgggCAAGGATGATCGTCACCATGCAAGAGTATCTTTGACTGGTGGTACATTTTATCCGTTGGTAGTTGAAACACTTGGCCTTTGGTCACCAGACAGTCTAGAGACTTTGAAGTCTATATCCTCAAAAGTAtgtgctgtgttagctgttcCCTTCTGGAAGGCTTTAAAGAATTTGCTAGAGCAGCTTTCTGTTAGATTATGGATTTATAACGCTAGAATGATATCTAGCCGCATACTTGCGGAAGTAGCTGAAGTCCTTAGTTGGGACttccctgtatgtgagtag
- the LOC134196876 gene encoding fibrocystin-L-like produces the protein MNNFLQGTIATLVQTENIARQRFQALAYYLDVSPVLRMFTDINGVSQRTIGLAGGAKVTIYGSGFSEDQYGGANRVYIGNVICDVDWYNSASQHRVVCLTRPWPDSVEGECTDYLPVQVYVGRLSFTRNLIRYCWGRTPRIDSVLPRSFVVKTVVELKGWFVSGDARKIERVMVGNDVCDMFRPDSSELYRNNELDSNTLKCQAASRKVGFHNAVILLPEYGGSSWNRSLALQPGPSGQLYMYEIHADVTNVYPNLGSSNGGTLLRISGSGFGTNAKQISVDVGGVPCTIVGKVKNDLITCVTGSPSPDSPVIQTTNGSFELSNGTFFEGARGATMKVWHDIDGTLLSNLIASDNYPHYPDVIYNVDAFSSPWLYGDRYGVEVEAVFTADQDSWHTFYIASDDNGELWFANTTNALEAQRIAFVPGWTGLTDYWKFTEQRSAPINLTKGQKCYLKARAKEHGGGDFVKVAVLVHTPSFKYTRKETKAAVAEHQQVVTRATVHNEIQAITMTYSLSSSHLNSAFQFVWGNRQSPQLSVDATNEDVRQAILDLFEAKCDKFSLDDDTYDIDSFEQEGEHWNVLSGKTRPNIVYGDAYCGRRFLEVVSGYAQNFNGDSGLEGLQDKLGYLTADYPYVCMAYRIPQGTHAALAVNIVDHGWRSVPVTDFTEGLPFPYLSNWVTEDGSQIQDDNQWHYSCFNLDSALANVYGNSEPYVVIGIGFASPQPRYRNGPFFVDEFSISSRVRGTQQVDASAQPNGLMLADVFVSNTTYIQNNSVAITFELEYEATSCFDNYSLIEVTTSGQLDVSSHVIRNASDAIEGTFNLSMFGHWTPEIPHDANSEELKLALETIPEVGEVTVYEWNLDVKRKCSVRGWNVYFFDIPNDLPLMKINSSLEGQDVHAFVKEYSPGGILFDPIPGYMLRTVERTPQVHVVVKNVSASCQGSGESVHATRFSENTSCQFAYSHNVQPVVLSLSPDSGYAGDVVTITGLRFVTNVEEYDIRFGSVSCHVQDATGTEVQCVVGDNYAGEHELYFQIYSSGIANTTAFSFQYYLNFSLIEPSAGSVGGGLVAILEGSGFLPFRNENSSCPQQTVLFDDQPCIVVSSNSTQLQCIIPEADSTGFVNVTAVVTSVDCKQTSYTLDDAFLYSDALTPHVASIDPSEGSAGGGTVVSITGSGFANTVTGNTVKIGSVVWKVLSATNDTIECETNSSKPGTYDVVVFVAGSGNSVMKVNFTYVLRIDNLSHFAGSIVGGQRIQVTGAGFGTNSSLVDVLLGDKSCNVEIVNNEVIQCVTRSSSTTHRVDNLGRNSQYGVGYQWRPQHIRIQEGDNVEWEWLKMKKQ, from the exons ATGAACAATTTTTTACAAGGAACAATCGCTACTTTAGTGCAAACGGAAAATATCGCGCGGCAACGCTTCCAGGCGCTTGCGTATTATCTTGACGTGTCGCCTGTTTTACGTATGTTTACAGACATCAACGGAGTATCTCAGAGAACGATTGGTCTCGCTGGGGGAGCAAAAGTAACCATCTACGGGAGTGGCTTCAGTGAAGATCAATACGGAGGCGCAAATCGTGTTTACATTGGCAACGTCATATGTGATGTTGACTGGTACAACAGCGCGAGTCAACATCGCGTTGTCTGCTTAACGAGACCATGGCCTGACAGTGTCGAAGGGGAATGCACAGATTACTTGCCCGTGCAGGTGTACGTAGGCCGCCTGTCGTTCACAAGAAATCTCATTCGCTATTGCTGGGGGAGGACTCCGAGGATAGACAGTGTTTTGCCCAGATCATTTGTGGTGAAGACAGTGGTGGAGTTGAAGGGATGGTTTGTATCGGGCGATGCCAGGAAAATTGAGCGTGTGATGGTTGGGAATGATGTGTGTGATATGTTCAGACCGGACAGCTCGGAGTTGTATAGGAACAATGAATTAGATTCGAATACTTTGAAGTGTCAGGCTGCTTCTCGCAAGGTGGGGTTCCATAATGCAGTCATCCTCCTTCCTGAGTATGGCGGGTCGTCGTGGAATCGTTCTCTTGCTCTTCAGCCTGGACCGAGTGGGCAGTTGTATATGTATGAGATTCATGCAG ATGTGACAAATGTTTATCCCAATCTTGGCTCTTCAAACGGTGGCACACTTCTCAGAATCAGTGGATCTGGATTTGGTACTAATGCCAAACAGATTTCTGTGGATGTAGGTGGAGTGCCGTGTACAATAGTGGGGAAAGTCAAAAATGATTTAATAACTTGCGTTACTGGCTCACCTTCTCCTGACTCACCCGTCATTCAGACAACTAATGGCTCGTTTGAGTTGAGCAATGGAACATTTTTTGAAG GTGCACGAGGAGCCACAATGAAAGTATGGCATGACATTGACGGAACCTTGTTGAGTAATCTAATCGCCAGTGACAACTACCCTCATTATCCAGACGTCATTTATAACGTTGACGCCTTTTCGTCACCCTGGTTGTA TGGAGACAGGTATGGAGTAGAAGTGGAGGCTGTGTTCACAGCTGATCAGGATAGCTGGCATACGTTTTATATTGCTTCTGATGACAATGGCGAACTTTGGTTTGCCAATACTACAAATGCTTTGGAAGCACAGCG GATTGCATTTGTTCCTGGGTGGACAGGCCTAACTGACTACTGGAAGTTCACTGAACAAAGGTCGGCTCCTATAAATCTGACAAAAGGCCAAAAATGTTACTTGAAGGCACGTGCCAAGGAGCATGGTGGTGGAGACTTTGTTAAA GTTGCCGTATTGGTGCATACACCATCTTTTAAATATACCAGAAAAGAAACTAAAGCAGCTGTTGCCGAGCACCAGCAAGTTGTCACAAGAGCTACTGTGCACAATGAAATACAAGCTATTACGATGACTTACTCATTATCGTCTTCTCATCTCAATTCAgcatttcaatttgtttggGGTAATCGTCAGAGCCCTCAACTGAGTGTGGATGCAACTAATGAGGACG TTCGTCAAGCTATTCTAGATTTGTTTGAAGCAAAATGTGATAAGTTCAGCTTAGACGATGATACATATGACATTGACTCTTTTGAGCAAGAAGGAGAACATTGGAATGTGCTAAGTGGAAAAACTCGTCCTAACATTGTTTATGGTGATGCCTACTGTGGTCGTCGGTTTTTGGAA GTGGTGTCTGGATATGCACAAAATTTCAATGGAGATAGTGGACTAGAAGGACTTCAGGATAAGTTAGG GTATTTAACTGCAGACTACCCTTATGTTTGCATGGCTTATCGGATTCCTCAAGGAACACATGCTGCTCTTGCTGTGAATATTGTGGACCATGGTTGGCGATCTGTTCCAGTGACTGACTTTACTGAAGGGCTACCGTTTCCATATCTCTCAAACTGGGTAACTGAAGACGGAAGTCAAATCCAGGATGACAACCA GTGGCATTACTCGTGTTTTAATTTGGACTCGGCTCTGGCAAATGTTTATGGGAATAGTGAGCCCTACGTTGTTATTGGCATTGGATTTGCATCTCCACAACCTCGGTATCGTAATGGTCCATTCTTTGTTGATGAGTTCTCAATCTCTTCGAGAGTGAGAGGCACTCAGCAAGTTGATGCTTCTGCACAACCAAATGGTCTAATGCTTGCTGATGTGTTTGTCTCAAACACTACTTACATTCAGAATAACTCAGTGGCTATTACTTTTGAGCTTGAATATGAGGCAACAAGTTGTTTTGACAATTACAGCCTTATTGAAGTGACTACATCTGGTCAACTAGATGTTTCATCCCATGTTATTAGAAATGCCAGTGATGCTATTGAAGGGACGTTTAATCTTAGTATGTTCGGTCATTGGACACCTGAAATTCCTCATGATGCCAACAGTGAAGAG CTAAAACTGGCATTGGAGACTATACCTGAAGTTGGTGAAGTCACTGTTTATGAATGGAATCTTGATGTAAAACGAAAGTGCAGTGTACGTGGCTGGAATGTGTACTTTTTTGACATTCCAAATGATCTTCCATTAATGAAGATCAATTCTAGTCTTGAAGGACAGGACGTACATGCTTTTGTAAAGGAG TACTCACCCGGTGGTATTCTGTTTGATCCCATACCGGGTTACATGCTGCGTACTGTGGAGAGGACACCCCAAGTGCATGTAGTAGTGAAAAACGTCAGTGCAAGTTGTCAGGGTTCGGGTGAAAGTGTTCATGCTACCCGTTTTTCTGAAAATACAAGTTGTCAATTTGCATACTCTCATAATGTCCAACCTGTTGTGTTGTCATTGAGTCCTGACTCTGGATATGCAGGAGATGTTGTTACGATCACTGGCCTAAGATTTGTCACAAATGTCGAGGAGTATGATATCAGGTTTGGATCAGTGTCTTGTCATGTTCAGGATGCCACTGGGACAGAAGTTCAGTGTGTTGTTGGTGATAATTATGCTGGTGAGCATGAGCTGTATTTTCAAATCTACTCATCGGGAATAGCTAACACAACAGCATTTTCATTCCAATACTATTTGAATTTTTCACTGATTGAGCCATCTGCCGGAAGTGTTGGAGGTGGACTAGTTGCGATCTTAGAAGGAAGTGGATTTCTTCCTTTCAGAAATGAAAACTCTTCATGTCCACAGCAAACAGTTTTGTTTGATGACCAGCCTTGCATAGTTGTGTCATCAAACTCTACGCAGTTGCAATGCATCATACCTGAAGCTGACTCTACTGGTTTTGTCAATGTCACTGCAGTTGTGACATCTGTAGATTGCAAGCAGACTTCATACACATTGGATGATGCATTTCTGTATTCAGATGCTCTCACGCCTCATGTGGCATCGATTGATCCAAGTGAAGGTAGTGCTGGTGGAGGAACAGTTGTAAGTATCACAGGAAGTGGATTTGCAAACACAGTAACTGGAAACACTGTTAAA ATTGGCTCAGTGGTGTGGAAGGTTTTGTCTGCAACTAATGATACCATCGAATGTGAAACCAATAGTAGCAAGCCAGGGACTTACGACGTTGTAGTGTTTGTAGCAGGAAGTGGAAACTCAGTCATGAAAGTAAATTTCACGTATGTTCTTCGCATAGATAATTTGTCACATTTTGCAGG ATCTATTGTTGGGGGTCAGCGAATTCAAGTGACCGGTGCTGGTTTTGGAACTAACTCTTCACTTGTTGATGTTCTTTTGGGTGATAAAAGTTGTAATGTTGAAATTGTGAATAATGAAGTAATTCAATGTGTTACTCGATCATCATCTACTACTCATCGGGTTGACAACTTGGG TCGTAATTCGCAATATGGCGTTGGCTACCAATGGCGTCCTCAACACATTAGGATTCAAGAAGGTGATAATGTTGAATGGGAGTG GTTAAAGATGAAGAAGCAATAG